GGTTTCGGTCAAGGTAATGAAGAAGCTGGTTGACGCACAAATGCAGGTGATGCCCAACTCCAGGATGAGTTGGGCTTGCTGTTCAGCGCCGCCCGGACCGCAAGGGATGACCGTGGCCCCGGTAGATGCGATGCCTTGGTCGAGCAAAAGGCCAGCGGGCACAAGGTGGTACGACCAGGTGTTCAGCACGCGATCGCCGGGTCCGATACCCGCTTGACGAAAGACCTGTGCGAAGCCGCGCCCACTGACGTCGCTTGAAAATTCAGGCTCATAGATTGGACCCGGTGATACAAAGATGCGTCGAATGTCGCGTTCGTCTGCGGCCAGGAACCCGCCAAAAGGGGGGTGCGCTCGTTGGAGGGCGAGGAGTTGGTCTTTGGTCGTGACGGGAAGACGGGCAAGATCACTGGCGCCGTGCAAGTTGGCCGGCTCTATGGCCGCCCGTTCAAAAATGGCCCGTATGGCTGGAGCTTGTCGGTAAGCGTCGGTTTGAATGCGCTGAAGCGCTGCGAATCGGTTGGAGCGTGGGGACGTGGTCATGGGGCGGCCTGTGGATCACTTGCCGGTGAAACGCGGCGCACGTTTTCCCTGGAAGGCCTCCAGTCCTTCCTGAAGGTCAGCGCTGAAAGCATGAACTTCTGACGCCAGAAGCTCCAAGCGAAGTGCCGTGTCCTCTGGTTGGTCGAGCCCGTCGTCAACCAGTGCCTTCATGCGCTGAAGGCCCAGGGGACTCTTGGTGGCAATGGTGTCTGCCACCTTCTGGGTCGCCGCAGCGAGTTGCGCGTCGTCCACGACTTGATTCACCAACCCGGCCTCCCGCATGTCCTCGGCTGAAACGAACTCCCCGGTGTAGAGGAGGTACTTGGCACGCGTCGGGCCAATTACACGGGGGAGGCGCACCGAGCCGCCACCGCCGGGAAGCAGGCCGTAGTTGGCGTGCGCATCGCCAATCTTTGCACTTTGGGCTGCGATAACCAGGTCGCAGCACAGCACCAACTCCAGGCCGCCAGCGAGGGTAATGCCGTTCAGTGCGGCAATCACAGGCTTGGGGAACCGGTCCAGGCGGTTCATGGTCCGCAGGACACCCGCGAGAAAGGCGCTCGTGCCGTGCTCGCCCAACTGACCTCGTACGTACTTGAGGTCCGCCCCAGCGCAGAAGGCGCGGCCGGTGCCGGTGAGAACAACGGTCATTACGTCGGCGCGCTCGAGCGCCTGGTCCAGGGCTGTGTCGATGGCTTGGAGGACTTCTGGCGTGAGCGAGTTCATTGCATCCGGGCGGTTCAGGCGGATCCAAAGAGATCGATTCCGGACTTCGGTAACCACCACTGAATCTGACATGTCTTCTCCTTTAGAGGCGTACTTAGGGTTCCCTCGATTCTTTCTTTTGACTATCGGGTAAGTAACTCGGTGATTTCCCTTACCAATCAGCAAATCAACTTACCGTAGAGTAAAAACCAAAGGAGTTGCTATGAAGTCATCTAGCGAAGGCGGTCGTCTACCGTTGGCGGGAGTCAAGGTGGTGGAGTTCGAGGGAATCGGTCCAGGCCCCTTGGCGGGCCTTCACCTGGTACAGCTAGGCGCGAGCGTCACCCTGGTCGCCCGCCCCGGTCGAGGGGCTCTGCCACCAGAAATGACCCCGCCAACCGATAGCTTGATCAACCGCGGCAAGCACCGCGTCACGCTGAACCTGAAGACGCCACGAGACCAAGCGATTGCCATGGACTTGATCGCCCAAAGTGATGCCTTGATTGAAGGCAATCGACCGGGGGTGATGGAACGGTTAGGTCTTGGGCCTAAAGACTGCGCCAAGGTAAACCCCCGCCTCGTCTACGGCCGCATGACGGGCTGGGGACAGGATGGCCCGCTGGCCCAAGCTGCCGGCCACGACATGAACTACGTGGCACTGACCGGACTGATGTCTCTGACGGAGACACCCGGCCATCCACCGATCTTGCCCCCCACGGTCTTGGGGGATGCGGCAGGGGCCTTGGGTCTGACGATGGGAATCGTCGCCGGGCTGTTCGCCGCGAGAAATGGCGAAGGGCAGGGCTGCGTCGTCGACGGAGCGATTGTGGATGTGCTCGCGCTTCTCGCGCCTCTGGTTCAGCTTTTACGCAAGGGAGGCGCCCTGGAAGGGGTGGAGCCCAGCGTGTTTCATGACTCACCGTTCTATGACCGCTATCGGTGTGCGGACGGTCGATACATCACGGTGGGCGCTATCGAGCCTCCGTTCTATGCGCTTCTTCTGGAAAAGATGGGGCTGTCGGATGTGGATCCCGCTCACCAGATGAACAGGGCGTCGTGGCCGGCACTGAAGGTCCGACTGGCTGAGGCATTTGCGTCGAAGTCAAGCCGCCATTGGACTAGGGAACTGGAGGGCACGGATGCTTGCTTCGCGCCCGTCCTCACCTTGGGAGAGGCGGCGAGGCATCCCCACAACGCCAGTCGTGGCTTGTATCGCCTGACCTCCGATGGCGACGTCGAGACGGCGCGGGGATTGCGCTTCCTGCCCCTGGTTGAACGGGGCCATTTGGAGTCATCCCAATGAGGGTTTACCCCTCTCAAATTTTTTTAGTTTTACTCTAGAGTAAAACAAATGCACGGCAGGTAAACATGATTCTGGCTGCCGGCTTTCAACAGACATCAGGAGACCGAACATGAATGACATCTACGTGATTGGGGTTGGCATGACGCCGTTTGGCCGACACCTCGACCTGGACATGAAGGCGCTCACCAGGCAGGCGGTGGAGGCAGCCATCGCGGATGCCGGTGTGCAGAAGGAGCAGTTGGAAGCGGCCTTCTTTGGCAACACTTCGCAAGGACACATGGAAGGGCAGCACATGATTCGCGGGCAGATTGCCTTGCGCGCCATGGGCATTGGTCGAATTCCAGTGGTGAACATTGAGAACGCCTGCGCCAGTGGCTCCTCTGCGTTTGCGCTGGCGTGTAGCCACTTGAAGTCCGGTGCGGGCGATGTCGCTCTCGCAGTGGGAACCGAGAAGATGTTCTCCACCGACAAGGCGCGAATGTTTTCCGTGTTTGACAGTGCCTGGGATATCTCTCGTGCACACGAGATTCGAGATTCCCTCATGAGACTGGGCCGAGACGTGACAGTGCCCGAAGGAACGACCTCGCCCAAGCCTTACAGCGTCTTCATGGATGTGTATGCCGCTTTCGCGCGCTCGCACATGCGCACGTTCGGCACGACGCAGCGGCAGCTCGCGGCCGTGGCTGCCAAGAACCACGCCCACTCGGTGCACAACCCACTTTCTCAATATCGAGTGGCCTACACCATCGACGAGATCCTGGCGGCGCCACCCATCACCTATCCGCTGACTTTGCCTATGTGTTCGCCCATCTCTGATGGCGCGGCGGCTGCGATCTTGTGCACAGGCGAGGCCCTCAAGCGCCTCAACTTGGACGCCCGGCGAGCGATCCGCGTGTTGGCCACGGTGGTGCAAAGCGGCTCAGATCGCGAAGAGTCGGATTACCGCTCGCACTGCACGGCGCTGGCCGCCAAGAAGGCCTACGACCTGGCGGGCGTCGGAGCTGCAGATATCTCAGTGGCTGAGGTCCATGACGCTACCGCCATGGGCGAAATCATCCAGTCCGAGAACCTTGGCTTCTGCGAGTTCGGCATGGGAGGCGTCATCGCGGAGCGAGGTGACACAAGCCTCGGAGGGCGGATTCCGATCAACCCGTCTGGAGGTCTGGAGTCCAAAGGGCACCCTGTCGGGGCTACTGGGCTTGCACAGATTCACGAGCTGGTTACTCAGCTGCGAGGGGAGGCGGGGAAGCGCCAGGTTGAAGGCGCTCGACTTGCGCTCGCCGAGAACGGCGGTGGCCTGGAAGGCATTGAAGAAGCGGTGGCCTGCATCACGATCCTTGGCCGCTGACCCGAAGAACAAAGAACGAAGTAGGAGACAACATGGACATTCAAAACGTGGTGGCACTCGTCACCGGAGCGGGCTCGGGTTTGGGCTTGGCCACCTGCCAGGCGCTGGTGAAGGCGGGCGCCAAGGTGATGGCGGTGGACGTCGATGAGGAGCGCTTGGTCAACAGCGTGCTGCCGCTGGGACCCAATGTTCGCATTCAGCGGGTCGACGTGTCCAACGACGCTGAGGTGAAGGCCGCCGTCGACTTTGCGGTTCAGGCATTTGGGTCGCTGCAGGTGGCGGTGAACTGTGCCGGCATTCTTGGGCCGTGCAAGACCTTGAGCAAAGGTGAGTTGTTCCCCCTTTCGCTCTGGAACCAGGTCATTGCCGTCAACCTCACTGGCACGTTTAACGTGATCCGACACGCGAGCCTGGCGATGTCGCGCAACACAGCCAACGACGACGGCGAGCGAGGTGTGATCGTGAACACCTCTTCCGGTGCAGCTTGGCAGGGTCAGATGGGGCAAGCAGCCTACAGCGCCACGAAGGCAGGGGTGATGGGGTTGACGCTGCCCGTCTCACGTGACCTGGCGCAGCACGGCGTGCGGGTTGTTTCCATTGCACCGGGCCTGTTCGAGACGGGCATGTCAGCAGGTATGCCGCCCAAGGTCTCACAAGGGCTGATCGACCACTCGATTCTCTTCCCGCATCGCATGGGGCGACCGCAGGAGTTCGCTTCACTGGTTCAACACATCGTCGAGAACGCGTACTTTAACGCCACGACCATCAGCCTGGATGCGGGTACTCGCTGATGGTCCAGTCCCTCCAAAGAACGAACTGAACCTGTCACTGGGACTGACCGCAAAGGAGTTTCCATGCAAGTAAGACGACTGATGGATCACGGGGGAAAAACATGAGTGATCTTCCAGGGGGTAAGCCGCCTCAGATCGTGCTTTCCGCAAACCATCTGCTTCTGCAGTTTGGGGGCATCGTGGCCCTGAACGACGTTTCCATCGATGTACACGCCGACGAGCTGTTGGCGGTGATCGGGCCTAACGGCGCAGGCAAGTCGTCGCTGATGAACTGCTTGAGCGGCTTCTATCGTCCCAAGGCAGGCGAGATCCGCCTTGGCGAACACTCCATCCGAGGCATGGGCACGCATGAGGTCGCGGCCCGTGGACTGGCCCGGACGTTTCAAGGTACCCACATCTTCTCGGGCATGACGGTGATCGAGAACCTGATGGTGGGGCGTCACTTGCACATGCGCACCAACCTGATCCAGTCGTTCTGCCACTTCGGACCCGCTGTGCGAGAAGAGGTGGCTCACCGGGAAGCCGTGGAGGAAATCATCGAGTTCCTGGAGATCGAGTCGATCCGTCACGTGCCCGTTGGCAGCCTGGGTTATGGGCTTCGCAAGCGCGTCGACCTGGGGCGTGCACTGGCACAAGATCCCAAGATCCTTCTGATGGACGAGCCCATGGCAGGCATGAACACCGAGGAGAAGGAAGACCTGGCCCGGTTCATTCTGGACGTGAGAGAGGCAAAACGCATCCCCATCGTGCTGGTTGAGCACGACATGGGCGTCGTCATGGACCTGGCGGATCGGATTGCTGTACTGGACTTCGGGAAAAAGATTGCTGAGGGAACGCCCAAGGAGATCCAGTCCGATCCCGCCGTTTTGAAAGCCTATCTGGGCGAGGGGGTGGCATGAACATTCGCATGGCAACACTGCCGCAATTGCTGCGTGATCACGCCCGCCAATCACCGAAGCGGCTGTCTCAGCGACACAAGACGCGCGGTATCTGGCGCGAGTACGACTTCTCGCAGGTCCAGCGCAATGTCATGGACTTGGCCTTAGGTCTTCACCAATTGGGCATTCAACGGGGAGAGACGGTCGCCATCATCGGGGAGAACGAGCCTCAGCACTACTGGGCCGAATTCGCGGCGCAGGCCATTGGGTGCAAGGTGATCTCGCTGTATCCAGACCTCACCGCAGACGAAGTGCAGTACCTGCTGGAAGACAGTGAGGCCGTCTGCCTCTTTGCGCAGGATCAGGAGCAGGTGGACAAAGGGTTGGCGGTGAAGGCGGCAACTCCTAACTTACGGCACATCGTGTATTGGGACGACACGGGCATGTGGTCGTACCACGACTCCATCTTGCGCAAGTTTCATCAGTTGCAGAGCGAGGGCCGGGCTCTTGGCGAGAAGGATGCTCTGCTGTACGACCGTCTCGTTGATCAGGGCTGTCCCGACGACATTGCAGTGCTTTCGTACACCTCGGGCACCACGGGCAAGCCCAAGGGGGTGATCCTTTCCCATCGCAGCCTGGTCGACAACGCTCAACGCCTGATCAATGCCACCAAGGCCAGGCCTGGCACCCAGTACCTGAGCTACATCGCGCCAGCCTGGGCCACAGAGCAGTTCATGGGCGTGGCCCTGGGCATTGGTCTGCCCATGGTGGTCAACTTTCCTGAGGGTCCTGAGCAGGTGCTGCCCAACATCCGCGAGCTGGCGGTCGAGGCCATGACGTTTGCCCCTCGGCAATGGGAAAGCATGGCGTCATCCGTGCAGGCCCACATGCTCGACGCTGGCCCCGTGCGGCGGGGCATTTACGAGTGGGGTTTGCAGGTGGGGCATGCGGTGCACGTCGCGCGCTTGGACGGCAAACCGGTCTCATGGTGGAAGCGGGCTTTGCTGCCCCTCGCCAATGCGCTGGTCCTGAGGCCCTTGAGAGACCAACTCGGCCTGACGCGCCTAAAGGTGGCCATTTGCGGCGGTGCCACCATGGCCCCAGATGTGTTCCGTATGTTCCATGCCATCGGCGTTCCCTTGCGAAACATCTATGGCTCAACCGAGGTGGGGCTGCTGACGAGCCACCAGGGCGACCGTTTTGATCTGGAGACCGTGGGTCACTGGATGCAGACGCACCCGGAGGCAGGTTCTTCCCTTGAATGGATGCTCACGGCCGATGGTGAGTTGTGCGTCAAGGGAGGCAGCTCGTTTCTGGGCTACTACCGACGCGAAGGATCTGTCGAGGCCAAGGTCAAGGACGGTTGGTACCAGACTGGCGATGCGGTCACCAAGACGGACCGAGGTGAGTTGGTGTTCCTGGAGCGCATGTCTGACCTGAAGCGCCTCGCCAGCGGCCAGACCTTCCCACCTCAGTTTGTGGAAACGCGTCTGCGATTCAGCCCGTTCATCAAGGACATCATGACCGTCGGAGACGAGAGGCGCGACTTCGTGGCCGCGCTCATCAACATCGACATGAGCGTGCTGTCTCGCTGGGCAGAAGACAAGCGCATTGGTTTCTCGACCTTCACGGACCTCTCCCAGCGTCTTGAAGTCGCGGAGCTCCTCAGCCGAGAAATCGCGCGGGTTAATCAGTTCCTGCCGGCCCATGCGCGGGTGCAGCGCTTCGCCAATTTCCCGAAGGAACTTGATCCCGATGAGGGCGAGTTGACCCGATCGAGAAAGTTGCGCCGAGAGTTTCTGGAAGAACGTTATTCGGCGCTGATTCAAGGTCTCTACAACGGGGCGCCTGAAGTGACCGTGGACATCCCAGTGACCTATCAGGATGGGCGTCGCAGCCAGTTCACCGCGCAGGTTTTCATTCGCGACGTGGCGTCTGCCACGCCCAAGTCCGGTCTTTCCAACGGGAGAAGGCGATGATTGATTTTCTGAATTACCTGATCAATGGCGCGCTGACGGGCCTTTTGTATGCACTGATTGCCATGGGTTTTGTGGTGATCTATCGGGCATCGAAGGTATTCAACTTCGCTCAGGGGGAGTTGGTCGTCTTCGGCGGGTACATGGTCTGGTGGACAGTGATTCAAATGGGACTGCCGCTGTGGATAGGCCTGCCAGTGGCATTCGTGAGTGCGGCAATCTTTGGACTAATGATTGAGCGAATCTTCTTCGCGCGATTGGTCGGTGAGTCCATCTTTTCAATGGTGATGGTGACCATCGGTCTTCTGATCCTTATTCGGGGCGTGGTTCTGGTCCTGTTCGGTCCACAGGTCCGCGCCTTTCCGATGGTATTTCCGATTGAGCCGCTGATATTTGGCGACATCCTGATTTCACGCTCGATGCTCTATGGCGGGTTGCTCACGATTGCCATTGGTTTCGGACTTTCGTGGTTCTTCAATAAGACCCGCGCCGGCCTGACGATGACCGCGGTGGCCGAGGATCACCAGGTGGCGATGTCCATGGGAATCTCAGTGCAGCGATCGATTGCCTTCGCTTGGATTCTTGGTTCCATTCTTTCGACTTTAGGTGCCATGGTCCACCTGAGTGGTCGATCAATCAACATGCTGAGTTCTGATATTGGTTTGGCGGCGCTTCCTGTAGCTCTGCTAGCAGGCTTGGAATCGCTTGCCGGTTTGTTGCTTGCTGGGGTGTTGGTGGGAGTGATTCAAGGGTTGGCTTCTGCCTATCTCGACCCCCTAGTCGGCGGGGCAATTGGCTCAGTCTTTCCATTCATCATCATGTTGCTGATGCTCTTGATTCGTCCAACCGGCATGTTCGGGTGGAAAACCATTGAAAGGGTTTGAACATGGATCCCGCAGGAATTTTTTCAACCTCCTATCGTCAGGATCAATCGCTCATCCGGACGCGAAATCAGGCCATCACCCTGCTGCTGTTTATTGTGGCGCTGTTTGCCCTGCCGATGTTCGCTGAGGTGCGATCGGTGGCAGTGATGACTTCGATGCTCATCACTGCAGTGGTAGTCCTTGGTCTGCAAATTAATACTGGCCTGGCCGGACAGGTCAATATTGGCCAGGCAGCATTCATGGGGGTGGGTGCGTATTCGACGGCTGTGCTGGCCAGCAAACTGCATCTTCCGTTCTGGTTGGCGTTGCCTGCGGGGGGTGTGTTCGCAGCGCTTTTCGGCGTCATATTTGGTCTCGCTGCTGTCCGGATCAAGGGCTTCTACCTCGCGCTCACCACGATTGCAGCGCAAATCCTGTTTCACTTCTTTGTGCTCAACCTTCCGCAAAAATGGTTGGGTGGCTCAAACGGCATCACCATGCAGCCTGCGGAGCTGTTTGGCTTCAAGTTTGAGTCGGATGCTGGCGTGTATTACCTGTGTCTTGTGGTGGCGATGATCATGATCGCTGGAGGATACGGAATTGCGCGCAGCCGACACGGACGAATTTTTGCAGCCGTCCGTGATGACGACGTTGCCTCGGGGATGATGGGTATCAATGTGGTCAGGACAAAAGCCCTGGCATTTCTGGTGGGTGCCTTTTATGCCGGCATTGGTGGTGGTCTTTGGGCTTACTACGTCCGCTTTGTGACGATTGACCAGTTCACATTGATTCATTCGATCTGGTTTATCGCCATGATCATCGTGGGCGGTATGGGTTCGATTACCGGCGCATTGATTGGAGTGTTCGTCATTCGAATGGCCCAGGAGTCCATCACGTCCATGGGGCCTGTGCTGATCGAAAGAATTCCATTTCTTGGAGGAGACCTGGTGTTCGCGGCCATGAATATTTTTCTCGGCGGCATCATTGCGGGCTTCCTGATTTTTGAGCCTCGTGGCCTGATGCACCGTTGGAATATTGCAAAGCGGTCGTATCGGATGTGGCCATACCCCTATTGAGATCGCTATTTATTTCAACCCCATTTTTGCGCTGGTGGGCGGTTGATTTTGGTTGAACAGCGTGACCACAAAGGAGACAAGCAAATGATTCAGCAGACGATGGCCGTTTCTGTCAGCGCCCGCCAGGCCTTGGGTTCGGTGATGTTCTTGGCCGCCTTGGGTTGCGGTAGTGCCGCTCACGCTCAAGCGACATACAACATCGCCGGTATCGCAGACTTTACCGGCCCCTTCGCCGATGTTATGAAGGACATCACAGGCTGCCGCCGCGGGGTTCTTGACTGGTGGAATGATGAGGTGGGCAAGTCGCTTGGCGTGACGCTGAAGGTCAAGGAGCACGACGCCCGCTATGACGTCGCCCAGGTTGCCTCGCTCTGGCCAGGTATCAAGGCGGAGCTGAACCCTATCGCCGCTTGGGGCCTCGGCGGCCCGGACAGCAACGCGCTGCAGCAACGACTGCCCAACGACAAGATTCCGCTGCTGCTGGGCACGGCCGGCTATGGATTTGCCTGGAAGGGCGACAGCTGGGTGTTCAATGCCCGGGCCACATATCCGCATGAAGCGGCAGGCTTCTACACCTGGTATCAGAAGAAGATGGGGAGCGCCCCGCTGAAGGTGGGGGTGATCTCCTCTGAGGTTTCTCCTGCTTATGTGGACATCCACAAAGGCGTGGAGCGTTTTGCCAAGGACAACCCGCAGGTTCTGGAGATTGTTGAGACGATTTACACCGAGGCACAGCCGACGGACCTCACGCAGCAGGTGAGCCGTCTGCTCCGCAAAGGGGCGACGGTAATCCAGGTCTTTAACAACACGGCATCGGTGGTGGCAACCCGACGTGCGCTGCAAAGCTTGGGCAAAGGCAATATTCCCTTGGTGGTCAGCGCACATAACGGATTGCTGTCATCCGGCAAGGCGTTGGGCGACCTCAACCAGATGGAGGGAAGTTACGAGGTCTATGGCATGGCCATTCCGACGGACGACCCGACCACTGCTCGAGCCTTTTTCGAGAAGCTGCGCACCCAGTACAAGACCCAGGCCAACTTCACCTCGCCTTGCATGATGGGGCTGGCCACTTCCCTGCTCACTGTTCGCGCGGTGGAGCAGGTGGTAAAGGCCAAGGGGCCTGCTGGGGTGACGGGAGCTGATGTCCGCGCCGCTTTGCAGACCAATGCCGTTCCTAGCGAACGAACCTTTGGTGTTTTGCCCAACGTCAAGTTCAGCAACGAGGCGCCGTTTCCGACTTCTGGATTGGCCGTAAACATCGGAACGATTGAAAAGGGGAAGTACAAGCTGATCGAGCAGAACGCTCCCGTTCCAAACGTGAACAAGTGGTAATTGACCGGATCTCCAAGCCCGCGGCTGCAGGCTTGGAGTGACAACTGTCGGAGTTGCCTGTGCTTGAACTAAATAACGTGGAAGTCCTTTACAGCGATGTGATTCTGGCTGTGAAGGGGATTACAGCGCGCGTACCACAGGGCCAGTGCGTCACGCTGCTTGGCGCCAACGGCGCGGGCAAGAGTACGACGCTCAAGGCGATTTCAAATCTGATCCGCACCGAAGATGGTCGGGTCACCGCGGGATCGATCACGCTCGACGGCACCAACATCACCGGAGCCAACCCGGTAGAGGTGGTGCGCCAGGGTCTCGTGCACGTCATGGAGGGGCGCAAGGTCCTTCGTCACATGACAGTCGAACAGAACCTGGTGGTCGGTGGGCACATGGGTAGCGGGCGAGAGGCTAAGGAAAGGCTCGACGAGGTCTATTCCCGCATCAAGCGCTTGGCCGCCCTGCGCGACCGAACCGCAGGGTATTTGTCTGGAGGCGAGCAGCAACTTCTGGTGATTGGTCGCGCATTGATGTCCCAGCCCAAGCTGGTGATGATCGATGAACCATCGCTCGGATTGGCCCCCTTGATGGTGGAGGAGGTGTACGGCCTTCTTTCCGACTTGAAAGCCAGCGGTCTGACTTTGCTGATCGTTGAGCAGAACACCCGCGTTGCGCTCGAACTCGCGGACTACGGCTATGTGATGGAGAGCGGCCGCATCGTGTTGGAGGGGCCTTCTGGTCAGCTCAAGAGCAATGAGGATGTTCGCGAGTTCTACCTCGGCTTGACGGTG
This is a stretch of genomic DNA from Hydrogenophaga crocea. It encodes these proteins:
- a CDS encoding thiolase family protein; translation: MNDIYVIGVGMTPFGRHLDLDMKALTRQAVEAAIADAGVQKEQLEAAFFGNTSQGHMEGQHMIRGQIALRAMGIGRIPVVNIENACASGSSAFALACSHLKSGAGDVALAVGTEKMFSTDKARMFSVFDSAWDISRAHEIRDSLMRLGRDVTVPEGTTSPKPYSVFMDVYAAFARSHMRTFGTTQRQLAAVAAKNHAHSVHNPLSQYRVAYTIDEILAAPPITYPLTLPMCSPISDGAAAAILCTGEALKRLNLDARRAIRVLATVVQSGSDREESDYRSHCTALAAKKAYDLAGVGAADISVAEVHDATAMGEIIQSENLGFCEFGMGGVIAERGDTSLGGRIPINPSGGLESKGHPVGATGLAQIHELVTQLRGEAGKRQVEGARLALAENGGGLEGIEEAVACITILGR
- a CDS encoding AMP-dependent synthetase/ligase, with amino-acid sequence MNIRMATLPQLLRDHARQSPKRLSQRHKTRGIWREYDFSQVQRNVMDLALGLHQLGIQRGETVAIIGENEPQHYWAEFAAQAIGCKVISLYPDLTADEVQYLLEDSEAVCLFAQDQEQVDKGLAVKAATPNLRHIVYWDDTGMWSYHDSILRKFHQLQSEGRALGEKDALLYDRLVDQGCPDDIAVLSYTSGTTGKPKGVILSHRSLVDNAQRLINATKARPGTQYLSYIAPAWATEQFMGVALGIGLPMVVNFPEGPEQVLPNIRELAVEAMTFAPRQWESMASSVQAHMLDAGPVRRGIYEWGLQVGHAVHVARLDGKPVSWWKRALLPLANALVLRPLRDQLGLTRLKVAICGGATMAPDVFRMFHAIGVPLRNIYGSTEVGLLTSHQGDRFDLETVGHWMQTHPEAGSSLEWMLTADGELCVKGGSSFLGYYRREGSVEAKVKDGWYQTGDAVTKTDRGELVFLERMSDLKRLASGQTFPPQFVETRLRFSPFIKDIMTVGDERRDFVAALINIDMSVLSRWAEDKRIGFSTFTDLSQRLEVAELLSREIARVNQFLPAHARVQRFANFPKELDPDEGELTRSRKLRREFLEERYSALIQGLYNGAPEVTVDIPVTYQDGRRSQFTAQVFIRDVASATPKSGLSNGRRR
- a CDS encoding CaiB/BaiF CoA transferase family protein, which produces MKSSSEGGRLPLAGVKVVEFEGIGPGPLAGLHLVQLGASVTLVARPGRGALPPEMTPPTDSLINRGKHRVTLNLKTPRDQAIAMDLIAQSDALIEGNRPGVMERLGLGPKDCAKVNPRLVYGRMTGWGQDGPLAQAAGHDMNYVALTGLMSLTETPGHPPILPPTVLGDAAGALGLTMGIVAGLFAARNGEGQGCVVDGAIVDVLALLAPLVQLLRKGGALEGVEPSVFHDSPFYDRYRCADGRYITVGAIEPPFYALLLEKMGLSDVDPAHQMNRASWPALKVRLAEAFASKSSRHWTRELEGTDACFAPVLTLGEAARHPHNASRGLYRLTSDGDVETARGLRFLPLVERGHLESSQ
- a CDS encoding enoyl-CoA hydratase/isomerase family protein, whose protein sequence is MSDSVVVTEVRNRSLWIRLNRPDAMNSLTPEVLQAIDTALDQALERADVMTVVLTGTGRAFCAGADLKYVRGQLGEHGTSAFLAGVLRTMNRLDRFPKPVIAALNGITLAGGLELVLCCDLVIAAQSAKIGDAHANYGLLPGGGGSVRLPRVIGPTRAKYLLYTGEFVSAEDMREAGLVNQVVDDAQLAAATQKVADTIATKSPLGLQRMKALVDDGLDQPEDTALRLELLASEVHAFSADLQEGLEAFQGKRAPRFTGK
- a CDS encoding branched-chain amino acid ABC transporter permease, which codes for MDPAGIFSTSYRQDQSLIRTRNQAITLLLFIVALFALPMFAEVRSVAVMTSMLITAVVVLGLQINTGLAGQVNIGQAAFMGVGAYSTAVLASKLHLPFWLALPAGGVFAALFGVIFGLAAVRIKGFYLALTTIAAQILFHFFVLNLPQKWLGGSNGITMQPAELFGFKFESDAGVYYLCLVVAMIMIAGGYGIARSRHGRIFAAVRDDDVASGMMGINVVRTKALAFLVGAFYAGIGGGLWAYYVRFVTIDQFTLIHSIWFIAMIIVGGMGSITGALIGVFVIRMAQESITSMGPVLIERIPFLGGDLVFAAMNIFLGGIIAGFLIFEPRGLMHRWNIAKRSYRMWPYPY
- a CDS encoding branched-chain amino acid ABC transporter permease, coding for MIDFLNYLINGALTGLLYALIAMGFVVIYRASKVFNFAQGELVVFGGYMVWWTVIQMGLPLWIGLPVAFVSAAIFGLMIERIFFARLVGESIFSMVMVTIGLLILIRGVVLVLFGPQVRAFPMVFPIEPLIFGDILISRSMLYGGLLTIAIGFGLSWFFNKTRAGLTMTAVAEDHQVAMSMGISVQRSIAFAWILGSILSTLGAMVHLSGRSINMLSSDIGLAALPVALLAGLESLAGLLLAGVLVGVIQGLASAYLDPLVGGAIGSVFPFIIMLLMLLIRPTGMFGWKTIERV
- a CDS encoding ABC transporter ATP-binding protein, with the protein product MEVLYSDVILAVKGITARVPQGQCVTLLGANGAGKSTTLKAISNLIRTEDGRVTAGSITLDGTNITGANPVEVVRQGLVHVMEGRKVLRHMTVEQNLVVGGHMGSGREAKERLDEVYSRIKRLAALRDRTAGYLSGGEQQLLVIGRALMSQPKLVMIDEPSLGLAPLMVEEVYGLLSDLKASGLTLLIVEQNTRVALELADYGYVMESGRIVLEGPSGQLKSNEDVREFYLGLTVEGERKSFRDMKHYRRRKRWLG
- a CDS encoding SDR family NAD(P)-dependent oxidoreductase, which gives rise to MDIQNVVALVTGAGSGLGLATCQALVKAGAKVMAVDVDEERLVNSVLPLGPNVRIQRVDVSNDAEVKAAVDFAVQAFGSLQVAVNCAGILGPCKTLSKGELFPLSLWNQVIAVNLTGTFNVIRHASLAMSRNTANDDGERGVIVNTSSGAAWQGQMGQAAYSATKAGVMGLTLPVSRDLAQHGVRVVSIAPGLFETGMSAGMPPKVSQGLIDHSILFPHRMGRPQEFASLVQHIVENAYFNATTISLDAGTR
- a CDS encoding ABC transporter ATP-binding protein, with amino-acid sequence MSDLPGGKPPQIVLSANHLLLQFGGIVALNDVSIDVHADELLAVIGPNGAGKSSLMNCLSGFYRPKAGEIRLGEHSIRGMGTHEVAARGLARTFQGTHIFSGMTVIENLMVGRHLHMRTNLIQSFCHFGPAVREEVAHREAVEEIIEFLEIESIRHVPVGSLGYGLRKRVDLGRALAQDPKILLMDEPMAGMNTEEKEDLARFILDVREAKRIPIVLVEHDMGVVMDLADRIAVLDFGKKIAEGTPKEIQSDPAVLKAYLGEGVA
- a CDS encoding ABC transporter substrate-binding protein, which translates into the protein MIQQTMAVSVSARQALGSVMFLAALGCGSAAHAQATYNIAGIADFTGPFADVMKDITGCRRGVLDWWNDEVGKSLGVTLKVKEHDARYDVAQVASLWPGIKAELNPIAAWGLGGPDSNALQQRLPNDKIPLLLGTAGYGFAWKGDSWVFNARATYPHEAAGFYTWYQKKMGSAPLKVGVISSEVSPAYVDIHKGVERFAKDNPQVLEIVETIYTEAQPTDLTQQVSRLLRKGATVIQVFNNTASVVATRRALQSLGKGNIPLVVSAHNGLLSSGKALGDLNQMEGSYEVYGMAIPTDDPTTARAFFEKLRTQYKTQANFTSPCMMGLATSLLTVRAVEQVVKAKGPAGVTGADVRAALQTNAVPSERTFGVLPNVKFSNEAPFPTSGLAVNIGTIEKGKYKLIEQNAPVPNVNKW